The sequence TTCAATTGTACcgaattttatattatattccTTCATGTTCACTATCAAAAATAGATCCAATATTCCAATATTCTAATTATATTTATGTAAAATTGAGAGAAGTGCTCACAGGTTTTGTCAAGTGGTGCatagttgtctttttttttttcttaattactaATTTCGTACTTCAACTATTGAATATAGATCAATTTggtttaataattcaatttagccactagaattttaaaatgaagTCAATTTCATCTTTAAATATTCTACCCATATAATTCACAAAATTACTGTACGGACAACGGAGCACACGAGGTAATGTTACTAAGGAAAGTGtataaattcaaaactaaaCCAATTTCAactattaattttgttaaaatttaaactgAAAGTTAAAGGATAACCAACAGTTGAGAGACTAAAATGAACTTTGAACTTTGCCTAATATTGGAGGGCCTAGTTatcaatttaacattttaattgattctgtttaatactaaaaaaaaatcccacctttttttcttcatgattATTATAGGCTTCTATATTTTGActctaattaatttttaaataagatGTTACTGGAAAAAGTATTTTTGGTCATGGACCCTACCAAGATGTATTTTTCGTTAACTACCAAGAAGTATATTTGGTTGGTTGGGAAGTATTATTAAGAaatgaaacacacacacacacactgagTTTGTTAATTACAATTAAGCATTACATGGACCCTACCAGGATGTGGCTACTGGAGCTTGATGGCCATAAAATctgatttgattttctttctcCAGATTATGATATTGTTATCTGTGTGAGGCAATCCCACAGGTCATTACGAAGAGAGGATAGCTATTTTGTCCTGAGCAAGACAGAGGACACccaaaatttaagtaaaataaaaataaaattataaaaaatttcacacccTCTCACATTGAGCTACCACATGACCAATGTAAGAGATAATGTGAAATTTTCAGTGGGTTTTTTAGTTTCTGAagacattttgttttgtttttccttttaaactTATGAGCTCACTTATGAGTTTCACTTTCCCTCATGATTTCCTTCTTAGTTCTTACAACTATTTAACCacatgaatgaatttaattatcctTTAAAATGATAACAATGACTTTGTTGTATTACTGAACACAATTATGTGATTAAGTTTAATTCAGGAATTTAAAGTACAATACTTTAGTTTTGTTCcataaaacactttttttttacaacttgttAAGATGTCAAATTGTGAAACCTTATTTTCATATATCTCATtactaacatcaatatcatataTACGAATCAACCTAAAGTTGTGAAAGTGattgtatattatttttaatataatgcCAAGTTGCCAACCAAATCCTAATAAACCACTGGCCTGGTGAGTTATGTCTGATAGATGACATGACATTGAGTCGTTGATCAGCACATTAAGCCAATTCCCAATTATTTGGCAATCCAATTCCATCTTTAACAAGAAATAGGAGTATATATTGTTCTAAATACAATGTAGCCCATATATTTACAGTGTATTTGTTTTGATGAGTGAAGTGAATGAACCATCTTCACCAAATTCTCTTGTTAGTGTTATATGAATCCAACTTCAGAATAAAAGCATCATCTCTAACTTCACCATTTATCCATTTAAAAATCCTCAACCATAGCTCAAATTATGGGCTAGCACTATTAAGCACCCTATTCAAAAGCAACAAGACTCTATACAAAATTTCCTACTTTTTGACAAGTTGAGCTTATCCTAGAATATGCCAGATGCATTCCTTCACTTTGTCTATTTCTAAATTCTAACAGAGAACTCTGCTTTATCAGATCATCTTCAAAAATAAATCACAGGCAATGACCTCTAATAATCATAGGTTTGCATATCATTGAAATTATGATACATATCTGTCTTGATCTGTAGacaaattttttactatatctcaaacatatcaatattttCACTCAGGCACCACTGCAACCTTAGTCTAATCAAATAAGCTCcctatttgtttaaaattagaTAGTTTACTCATAAAGAATGTATGACATAGAAGCTCCACATACCTATCCTACAGAACTCACTCTAGTCAGGAAAATTCTGTTGTTTTTTCCAGTGAACAGGAACAAGGATGTCAACCACCCCAAGTTTTCCCAATAATTATAGGCATCCAAGTCATGTATAACCGTACAAACCTACTTATATTATAGATAGAGCCATGGCTAAAATAAGCTAGAAGCCACATCTGCATCAATTTAACCTTAAAGTGAATATATTACATAATGCATAGTAGCAAATGAATAAACCTTTAATAGTATTAATCAAATGGCAAATGAGCAGCAATTGAAGACAGTATGGTTTACACTAAGAAAAAATGTTTCTTAAGTAATCGATCGTATCTGCGTCCAGTTGAAGTTCCCCATTATTATTCTACAGGCacaagcacttgaatcataaccAGATAAGTTAAAGCATATTAAGATGCAGGAGATGTGTATTTACGAATGGCTGCAGTAATCCTTTCTTTGTCTCTGGTTGGGAATGCTTCCAGGAGGACCCCATCTTTATAGAAATGGAAGAGGGGCACTGACTGCATGAGTACATGTCCATTTTAATCTCAGTGAATCATGAAGTAGGGAAAGAATATAAGTTGATCAGGGTATCCCATGAACAGAATATATCAAATTGCACTTGGATTCATTCTAGCCTAAAGTTAAAGCTAAAGTAGCATTAAtcaaaaaaggcaaaaaatatTCAGGATTCTTTGACTACTTTATGTAAAATactttcactctctctcattCCTCAGTTTGCCTTGCAACGACATTCTTTTATACACCTGAATCAGGGTTCTGGTATAGTTTCGACTGAATCTCATCTTAGAAAATACGATTGGAGAGTAAGCTCATTAAAAGAttaaatgaaagctaaaagtaTGAACCGACTTGAAGCTTATGTTCCTACTGACTATAAATCAAATTGAGCCCACATGCAGAAAATCTTAGCATAATATATCTATCGTCCCAAATTAGTACTATCTGCATTACTTCCTGCAAATTCACTGAAATTTAAATAAGATTGGactgaaaatttattatcaGATAAAATTACCTTGATTCTAAGTCGATCCGCAACCTCAGATTGCTCATCATACTCATCAATTACCTGCAGTAGATAGCATTGCAACTTCTTATTCTGAGTTGATTAAGGATATAATAGACATGCTTAATTTGATGAGACAATGTAAAGATCATTACATCAATATTTCCCTCTTCTTTTAAAGGGTTGTCTGGTGAGGCTGGGGGGGAACTAGAGAAGGTGTTTTACATTTCATTACCCTTtccatatttattaattattctaTGCAAACCATACATGTTCAAGTGTTCAACTAGTATAATACTCACATTGTGCTTTAAGAAGATTACTGGAGCATCTTGATCGCCAGATCCCCTGCATAATTTTCCAAATCCTTGCTCTATGTACTTGCAACTTCCACAAGAAGGGCGATAAAAATCTACCACAACTAAAGAATCTGTTTCTTTAGCCTTTTCAAGAACTCTGGATAGTTCCTCGTCGGTCTTAAATTCTCTAACACATTCAGcaggacagagatcatcatcttcatctgaCAGTTCTCCCTGATTCACCTCAGCCACTCTGATTCTTTCAGCTCGGAATGTGTCCAAAGTTTTACTAGTAGATGGGATTTTAGCCCTAATGAGACACAATCTAACCTTACTTCTATCATGAAGAAAGCTGGGAACTATACAGGGAAATCTAGAATCAAGGTGTCCATTAGGATTTTTTCCAAAACCAAAATATGCCTTGCAATAACGAATACTCTGCCTTTGCATGACAACATAGAGCAAACCTCCAAAACAACAATCTATATGCCACTTAAACTGATGGTTTTCCAAGATAAATTTTTGGCATAGGTCAGTTAATGCTTAATATCATAGATCTTCGATCTAATCCTTATTTTCATTTAAACCCATCGCCTGCATAATATAAAGTGATAAGCatcaaagtaagaaacaaattTCATAAACATCATAGCATTTTCCTAGTTACAAAAAATACAGGATTTGTATAATAAGACAGGATTTTGGACTTTGGACTAGTCTAGAATACTGATAACTGAATATTCAATGCATTTGGAAAGTCTTCATCAACGGagcaaaaaaatactattaaaaCAATCCGATCAATAAATATCCTATTGACTCTCACAGACACCAAAGGTGAACCACCAGATCTCACAACATCCacttagaataaaaaattggcACAAGAAAACATCTGTAGATTGTTTCTTTTTCCTAGCATAGCATATGATGCCAGAATATTCAAGCAGCAGCCACTTGCTGCTGTTGATGCTGCCCCCACCAAAAAGATCGTATAAATGAAAACATATACAGATTATTAATTTTGGTGGAAACCCTGCAtatttttataccaaaaaaaaaaattataaaagtgactaaattttaCACTGATCATCAACCTTCCACAATCtatctcttatttttttggagCTAAGAATTAACcgtaaataaaatatatgacaCTAATTAATAAGCACAAACTGACGAAAATATATCTTTATACCAAATAGAAGaaggaaaaacattttttcttgaACCACATAATTGCTCACTCCAGACGCTTTTGTTCTTATGAGATCTCgtcctattattattattattttttttcttctgggGTTTCATTATGCTTATATAATTCTAGGACCGTTCTTTGTCAGACCAACAGTGAGTTAATGACCTTTCCAATGAAGCAGTGTTCAACGTAAATCAATTTGTGAAACAGTTAATGctcacttattttattattgtaacTCACAAACAACTAAACAAATACCCAGTAGATTGAAAACaacaagaaaccaaaaaaaaacaaaaccataatCATTCTCAATTCTAAGAATGTCTTAATGTCTGGCCAACGATACATACATTCACTTTCAACAACAAGCGGTCCACAAAGAAGCAAGAAATAGTAGCTAATCAGATATACTATAAATCTGTCAGACAAACTCAGAAGATTTTAACTTTAAATGTATAATCAGAACTGAGAAATTCTAAATGGTTTTTTTTGTGAACAGAATATAAGGAACTCGTAGAGAGATTTGGTGCTTACCTCCGCGCGAGTTTTTAGGATAGCACCTGAAGAATTAGCTTCGAATGAGAACAAGGCACGTTACTACCATATCCACTTTGTATCTCTTGACTCATAACCTATATCCTTAacgcaaaaagtcaaagaataaataaataaatatatatatatatatatatatatattttgaccttttattttaaaattatttagccAAACATACTCCTTTTATTCCAAAGTATGTATTAAAATTCCATATTTTTGGAACTCTTGATTTTAAAGTAGAACTCGGAATTGCTATGTGTAGCAAAACTCGATACGAGTAAtgtcaagttttaaaataagAGTATTTTGTTAGATACTCTGAAAATAACTGTTTTACtacatacttaaaaaaaaaaaaaaaggtatttagCCATTTTTTTCCAATGATTATATAGGTATTAACCATTAGTCACATGACCATTTTAAAATGTGGCTTGATAATAAGAGTTTTTATATTACTTTACTTAGTTAGCGGTTTGAGTGATAGTTTTAttaagagtgcgtttgggaagcgcgttttgctTCCCAGACGCACGTTTAcgtttcagaaatttttttttttttttttttggtcaagccgtaactttttgactttttttgttGTGAACAGTGCTTTTATGCACTGtttatgggtcccacaaaatacattttttagcaattttttcattaaaaatgggtcccacgatactattcacatatttaaaaattattttgctacagtgtttttcagttttcaatttcagttttcagttttcagctgtattcaaacggaccctaaagCTTCGGTGACACATATAGTTTATTAACGTGAggtcaataaattataaatccaCGTTAGAGGCcccttttcatttaaaaaaaaaaagattagtcaCGAGCTCTAAAGCTTTGGGCTAGATAAACATATATCCTGGACCCAGGGCGAGATACACTGTTGTTAAGTGAATCCAGATTGACCCAAGAAGACAACGTGCAGAACATTGTACAAATACAATCATGCTATGGGCTTGGCACACCGAAAAAATCATTATGCCCATCACCCATTTGATATACGACCCAATCTGaccaaaagcaaacaaaaactTATCGGTCCGATCCAAGACCATATCCGTTACGACAAAACTACGAATCGGCCGCTCCATCCTTCTTTGTTGACAGAAAAAACATTGTATTTTTCAGTTCACAAAAATTGGTGATTACGTGAGATTCTTTAGAACTATCACATATAGTAAGGATATTAAGAAATCATTAATTACTTAATATCCTTACTTAACATCTTAAGTAATCACAAATTACTTCTCAAACCTAGTGACAGTACTAGTTCCTTAAAAGGGTGAATTTGGGTTAATCCACTCACTCTCTTTAGGATTAAGATTTTTCAGAACACTGGtgatatttgaaaagaaaaatgatggtTGTGCTTTATTAGTCAAGACAGCTatacattttaatttaattggaaGAAAATGTAATATACTACATGTTTTGCCTTGCATGTCACTTATGTGTTATTTCTGAGTTAGTAACAACTTTAAGTTCTTTAGAAGATTAGATgttcttgaaaaagaaaaaaaaaaaaagaagattgtgctttattagttaattcaatttctttttaaaaaaaaaaattatatgattcaATTTAATAGGAAAGCCTGatgcattttcaattttatcCATTAACAAATCATCTACTAAGATATTAAAAGATAACAAACTCATTATCTCTTACATGACACTTATAGGGTTTGGTTCCAATACTCATGCGTATtgaattagtttatttttattaaatttattaggTAGTTCAGGAGTACTGATCTCTTTAATCTCATGAGAAGTGAGTTCTATGTGTGAGACTCATCATGCGACCCACCTCTAATGCGAGAAGAGAGGACAAGACAACGTGGTAGCACACAATtgggtaggaaaaaaaatgtgcatTGGGCTTTTGCTTTTGGCACACGAAAGAGTAGCCAGAGCATCTACTGTACAACACGTTATCTAATCCGCTAAAGGAAAATACCAGAAAATGGAAAACGTCGTTAGATTGGGATGCGGGCTCTGTGTCCCCATTTATCATTAATTTCGTCAGCTCATCCAActccttcttctctctctctctcacagtctCAACCCCCATCGCATCAAATATTAAATGTTAAAACCACCCTAGTACTAGTTACACACACAAACCCAACATTTTCcagcgaagaagaagaagaagagcttaGCAATTTTCTAAGTTGTTGTAATAATAAGCTATGTCTACCAATCAAGAGCTAAAGTCCGATGCTTTGATGGAACTGATGAAACAACACCTGGCTTCTGATGCCGGTAAACAACTCACTAAGAAAATCAACCTCGTTTATCAGATCAACATCGCTCCTAAGGTACCCaccacttttctctctcccaccCAATTcctttttctacttttattgTAAACCCCAATTTCGTTCTTATTtaaattcattttgtttttgtttttttttgggtcaattgTAGAAAATTGGATTCAATGAGGTTGTTTATACCGTTGATCTGAAGAAAGGAGAGGTCACCAAAGGTTTGGGATTCTGATTTCGGATTTTTTTGGATTCGTTTTTTGTTGTTCCTAATTGATTGATATTGATTGTATTGCAAACATGAATTGTTCAATTTTGTGAAATGGTAATTGCTCTAGACAATAAGAGAGACTAGAATTGCTGAATTTCTATGAGACATTTGAATATAACTGCTTAAGTGCTAGAGTTTAGATTTCCTATTTTAATTCAAACATGTGGCCTtggaaattgtaatttttttttttttttggaatgacGTGGAACTGTGAATTAGGTAATGCAGGGGAACTCCTTGTTGGGATTGATAAGGAGCCAAAGGGCATTGATCAATAAACCAATAAGAAACATGGTTGTATTTTATTGCTTAATAAGCcatatggttgaatttaattgaaaatatgaaGTACGGTATCTAAGGAACTATATCTGTACCTAAGTTAGCCCTCATAACATATAATTGGATGAATTGGGCATAGGAGTTCAATGCTGTAATCACTAACTGTTGgtgtcatttttttggtttatatttgCTCtagaaacttattttttgtagaATGGTAATTGATCTGCTATTCCGGTTAAATGTCCATTCATTCTTTGAAGTCTATTGAATTATAGGGCCATATGAAGGAGGAAAGCCAGATGCCACGTTTTCCTTCAAGGATGACGATTTTGTTAAGGTTGCCTTGGGGAAGATGAATCCTCAAATTGCTTTCATGAGGTGTGGCCTTGCACTGTGTTTTAAGTGTTTGTTTGGTCGATAGCTTATTTtcattggttttattttgcctaaaaataagcTGGGCAAAAGTACTGCTCTGCATTCTCAGATGAAAATCGGCTAAACCAAACATGCAGTAATTCTGTTTGCTACATTTTTGTTGCCATTTGTCTATATTTACGTTGTTTTTTGATATGTAATGAATGCAGGGGTGCAATGAAAATCAAGGGTAGTCTGAGTGCAGCGCAGAAATTCACTCCTGACATTTTCCCCAAGCCTTCGAAGATGTGAGCAGATATGCACGAGAGTTATTGCATTACTGTTTCTATCTCTACTAAATGGTAGAGCTTTAGACTTATCATTTCACCTCTGAATTAGGGAACAAGAAATCAATATGAAATCTTTTATTAATATCTGTCTTTAATATATGCACAATCTTTCTTATGTTATATGatcttgaaaattgaaatataaagaATCTTTCTTATGTTATATGAGGATTATGGATCtggaaaattgaaatataaagtTGGATGATGCCATCCATTTTGGATGTACTTGTTTCATTGATTGAATCCATGTGTGCTGTAGATTTGTTGTCTTTGATGCCTAATCTTCAATACGGATCTGTAAAGTTCCAATCTTTGCACCTTAAAGTAACTTATTGTAGAATTGATAGTTTTGTCAAGTCAAACATTGGATTAGATTTCTGCATGACGTGGTTGCTAGTTATGATATGTTTTCTGCAGACTTTGTGTTCGTGTGCACTATCTTCATGAACAAAGTGTATTGTTCTTTCTAAAGTCTTTTTGATGTTTTCACTTTAAGAGGTTGTCAACACCACAAACTTTTTTCTCATACTGTGGGGCTGCAATTTCTACCCAGGCTAGAGTACAGGTTTCACCGACTTTAACTAGCATGTATTGGTGTTAACCACACACCAGACTTTTGAAATAGTTGGCTAGCCTACTACGCTGTTGGCATCCAGTGTGTGTTACCCATTGAAATCAGAGTGGACTACAAAGATTGTTGGGTAGGAGGCTTCAAATTTCTTGCCTACAACACaacttaaaaagttaaaaccatGTAGCCTATCTTAGAGATGAACTTTTTCTTACTGTTCCATGAATCTCCAAAGCCTTTCTTTTGGAGATACTGACTCCACTGTCTTTGCTCTTCATCTCGCTCTTCTTATTCCTGAATAATTAACCCTGCCTCTGAAATGAATAAATCTGGCTAATTTTCAATGTCAAGAttctttcttttgcatttaaaaGAATGTTGAGCATAGTTGTTCATCAACTAACCATCTCATCTCTAGGACCTTTGATATTGCTGAAATTATTACTACTTTGGCATCGAATTGCAGTTTCTGACAAGTAATTGATGATCAAGATGACTATATGAGCGggacaaaaaatgaaatagatgCAGCGAGCACAGGAAATGAAATAAACCTAGGAATCAAAACTTAGAATTGCTTAGAATCATCATTAAGTAAGAGAGAACAAATCTAGGAATCAACACTTCGGGTTGTCTAGAATAAGCACTAAGTTATTGAaggaaaaactttaaaaataaatgctatTACTCTAGCAAACTGTGAACATTCTCCATTCAAGTACAATCAACTGCTTATATTAGATTATCGACTTAACCCTAATTTGAATGACTTAGGAAAGCtcaatttttgaattattaaaatatccTTGATTCAAGGAAATTAAGTAAAATACTAATTAACGAATTGtatctaaaataaaaacccGTCAAGGTGTAATCTAATGGTTGGAGGCTTGAAATGAGTTGTAGACCCAAACATCCGAGGTTCAATCCCCACTAGGAGCTCCCATGGATTACTTGATACACGATTTTAGCGGGTGGGGTTGTGTATCTATGGTTTAGTCTCCAGTAGTGGATTTAAAGGGCTCTACCTTGGTGAAGttccacatcattaaaaaaaatatatatctaaaataaaatatgattaatTGCACTTTTTACCCTTTAACTATTAGGTCAATCCACCCTCACAGTTGACGATTTCGACGAGCTGGTTAATCCTTGTCATTTGTACAAGTGTTGCCTTGGACCCGAGCCTTCTGCGTATGTTTTAAAGAAAATCGCCCAGGAAGAGAAGAGTAGGTTTTTAATTCTTCGtcctttcttatttttccttatAGAATTTCACCCTACTAACCTTCTTTCTGTAGAAATGGCCACTAGGTATAGCAAAGACAAGTATGCCCGTGTCAAGAACTTGAAGAGTGAACCCCTATCTCACATTACCCCCGGATCAAAGAGATGCAAGCTAGACGAAGGGAAGGACAAGACTCCTGCCCCTTTGTTGCTTTTTGGTACTTCGTCTTCTCCCACACCTTCTCTTGAGATGATGACCTTCAGTCCTCTGACCACACGCTTTAAAGGGAAGGCCAAGGTTGGCAAGAATGTTTAGGACGACCCTACTACTGCCCTTGGACGAGCTCATAATGTCATCACTAACGACGAGCTTAAGGGTCTCTCGTCCATCCCTTCTCAAGAACTGGTTAGCCGCCATATTCACAAACTAGTGCAGGTATTTTACTCAACGTTTCTTCATTACTTGTTAAGTAGTTACACCTATTGAAAATTACTAacctttctttcatttttttttttccaggttcTTAGTGAGTCCCTTTGTTTAACGACGGACTACTTGAGCAGCGAGGAGAAGGTATTATTGGCCAACTCCAAGGTTGATTTTGTTAAGGCCGAAAGCTCAAAGTTGAGGAAGGATCTAATCGAAGCTATGGACCAATCAACCAAGGCTAAGGAGAAGGTGAAAGAACTGAAGGAAGCACTGAAGGTTGAGAAAAAGCTCGTCATTCAGAAAGACGAGGAAGTTTAAGTTGCCCTCCTGAGAATAGATGAGGAACATGAGAAGGTGATTGCCAGGTTCCTGGAGTCTGATCACTTCTCTGACATACAGTTTGAGCAGTACTTTAAGGGCTTCGAGCTTTTTCGTTGGTGGATGATGAAGCGCCATAGTCATGTCGCTGATTTTGCAAATCTGGACTTTAAAGCTATTGATACTGAAATCCTTGCTGACGAGGCTAATGAGAAGGAAGGTGAGACCATTGCTGAAGCTATCGATGTTGTTGAAGGAGAGTGTGCTGCTATAGGAGGAGCCACTGACGAGGCTCAGACAAAGGCAGGCCGTGTTGAGGAGATCATCAGTGCTCCTTGAAgtaaaaatttaagtttttttttttggttccattTTATAGACAATGGATGTCTCCTATTTTAAGGCTTTTAGAAACAATGGGTGCCTCCTGTTTTGAGGcttttattttagaaacaaCGTATTTATCTTGTTTTAAACTTTGAAGTTCTTCTACTTATGATTCATGCTTGCTCTTTTATTACCCTGCTTAAGAACTTAACTCATCATTTGAGTTTTCACCATGCTCTGTGATTTTAGCTCATCGCCATAGTCACTACCACGTTCAtgattttcactcttttttgtgattttaaCTCACCTTGTGAGTTTTTACCACGTCTTTGACTTTCAACTCATCATTTTGAGTTTTTACCGCATGTTGTGATTTTAACTCATCTTGTGAGTTTCTACCACATTTATGATTTTAACTCGTCATTTAAGTTTTTACcatattttgtgattttgactctttttttgagtttttacaaCACTTATGATTTTCACTCGTCATTTGAGCTTTTACCATTTGCGTTCTTATCACATTTGTGATTTGAACTTGTTGCTATATTTTAGATACTTCCTTTTCGTCATTGAACTTAGCTTTGACACTCTGTCAACCTTTGAAAAAAGGGATGGCTGAACAAGCCTTATTATTTCATGCATTCCTCATTTACGAGGGAattacaaagaaacaaaaactgaaGATAGCTTTATCAAAATacttgaaggaaaagaaatacttagaaaaaacaattaaatctCGCTTATTTGATATGTCGTCAGGCGAGGTGAGCTTAAAAACAGAGCTTATTAAACCAAGCAATAGCTTTTACTAATAGTACTTCTTGAGATGTTCCACGTTCCAAGGACGAGGAAGTGGATTGCCTTCCAAATCCTTCAAATAATAGCTTCCTCGTCCGGAGTAACGGACGACCTTGTATGGGCCTTCCTAAGTAGGCCCCAACTTTCCTTGCGTTGGATCCCTAGTAGCTTGTGAGACTTTCCATAGCACCATGTCGTTGGGATTCAACCTTCTGAGCTTTACCCTCTGATTATGGTACTTTTGCTTTTTCTGCTGGTATCGAGCCATTCTCAAGGCTGTCTCGTCTTTGACTTTAGCCAAACAATCCAAGCTAAGCCTCGGTTCATCATTGTTTGTACCTTCGTCGTAATGAGATTGCCTAAGACTGGAGACTCCTTCCTTGGCTAGGATAACTGCTTCAGTGCCTAAGGCCAACTTGAATGGAGTTTCTCCTGTTGGTGTTCGCGACGTTATCTTGTAAGCCCATAATACTCCAGACAACTCTTCAGGCCATGCACCCTTTGCCCTCTCAAGTCGTGCTTTGATAAGTTTAAGCAAAGTACGATTTGTTACTTCTGTTTATCCATTAGCTTGTGGGTGTCCGGGTGACAAGTAGTGATTTTGTATCCCTAGTTCTGCGCAAAACTCCTTGAAT is a genomic window of Quercus lobata isolate SW786 chromosome 2, ValleyOak3.0 Primary Assembly, whole genome shotgun sequence containing:
- the LOC115974180 gene encoding SCP2 sterol-binding domain-containing protein 1, with amino-acid sequence MSTNQELKSDALMELMKQHLASDAGKQLTKKINLVYQINIAPKKIGFNEVVYTVDLKKGEVTKGPYEGGKPDATFSFKDDDFVKVALGKMNPQIAFMRGAMKIKGSLSAAQKFTPDIFPKPSKM
- the LOC115974179 gene encoding thioredoxin-like 4, chloroplastic — encoded protein: MQRQSIRYCKAYFGFGKNPNGHLDSRFPCIVPSFLHDRSKVRLCLIRAKIPSTSKTLDTFRAERIRVAEVNQGELSDEDDDLCPAECVREFKTDEELSRVLEKAKETDSLVVVDFYRPSCGSCKYIEQGFGKLCRGSGDQDAPVIFLKHNVIDEYDEQSEVADRLRIKSVPLFHFYKDGVLLEAFPTRDKERITAAIRKYTSPAS